The following are encoded in a window of Staphylospora marina genomic DNA:
- the gatB gene encoding Asp-tRNA(Asn)/Glu-tRNA(Gln) amidotransferase subunit GatB, giving the protein MTKKYETVIGLEVHVELATRTKIFCGCSTEFGAPPNTHVCPICLGHPGVLPVLNRQAVEFAVKAAMALNCEVAEYSKFDRKNYFYPDLPKAYQISQYDQPIGQNGWIEIEVDGQKKRIGITRLHLEEDAGKLNHEGEDSLVDYNRVGVPLIEIVSEPDLRSPAEARAYLEKLKTIIQYTGVSDVKMEEGSLRCDANISLRPWGSDRFGTKTELKNLNSFRNVERALEFEEARQAELLDRGEAVIQATLRWLENENRTKVMRTKEEAHDYRYFPEPDLVRLHIDDAWKEELRRSLPELPDARKERYMSELGLSGYDAGILVASRDVADYFEETVKHGADPKAAANWIITELLGHLNAEGLEIGDVHMRPVHLAEMIDLIRKGTISTKIAKTVFKEMLDTGKAPSKIVEEKGLVQISDEGQLKAIVDEVVAANPQSVEDYRNGKDRAIGFLVGQVMKATRGKANPQLVNKLIVETIKQQG; this is encoded by the coding sequence ATGACCAAGAAATATGAAACGGTGATCGGTCTGGAAGTTCACGTGGAGCTGGCCACCCGCACCAAAATCTTCTGCGGCTGTTCCACGGAGTTCGGGGCGCCGCCCAACACCCACGTCTGTCCGATCTGTCTCGGGCATCCGGGCGTGCTTCCGGTGCTGAACCGGCAGGCGGTGGAGTTCGCCGTCAAAGCGGCGATGGCCCTCAACTGCGAAGTGGCGGAATACAGCAAATTCGACCGGAAAAACTACTTCTATCCCGATTTGCCCAAAGCTTACCAGATTTCCCAGTATGATCAGCCGATCGGACAAAACGGATGGATCGAAATCGAGGTGGACGGTCAAAAGAAACGGATCGGAATCACCCGCCTCCATCTGGAGGAAGACGCCGGCAAACTGAACCACGAAGGGGAAGACTCGCTGGTCGACTACAACCGCGTGGGCGTGCCGTTGATCGAAATCGTCTCCGAACCGGATCTCCGTTCGCCGGCCGAGGCCCGGGCCTACCTCGAAAAGTTGAAGACGATCATTCAATACACCGGCGTGTCCGACGTAAAAATGGAAGAAGGTTCGCTTCGTTGCGACGCCAACATTTCCCTCCGCCCGTGGGGTTCCGACCGGTTCGGCACGAAGACCGAGCTGAAGAACCTGAACTCGTTCCGCAACGTGGAGCGCGCCCTTGAGTTTGAAGAGGCGCGTCAGGCCGAGTTGCTGGATCGGGGGGAAGCGGTGATCCAGGCCACGCTGCGCTGGCTGGAGAACGAGAACCGCACGAAGGTGATGCGCACGAAGGAAGAAGCGCATGACTACCGCTACTTCCCCGAACCGGATCTGGTCCGCTTGCACATCGACGATGCCTGGAAAGAAGAACTTCGCCGTTCCCTGCCGGAGCTTCCGGACGCCCGGAAGGAGCGGTACATGTCGGAGCTGGGGCTTTCCGGGTATGATGCGGGCATTCTGGTGGCATCCCGCGACGTGGCCGACTACTTCGAGGAAACGGTCAAACACGGAGCGGATCCCAAAGCGGCCGCCAACTGGATCATCACCGAACTGCTCGGTCACCTGAACGCGGAAGGGCTTGAAATCGGTGACGTGCACATGCGGCCGGTCCATCTGGCGGAAATGATCGACCTGATCCGGAAAGGCACGATCAGCACGAAAATCGCCAAGACGGTCTTCAAGGAAATGCTTGACACCGGCAAGGCTCCGTCCAAAATCGTCGAAGAAAAAGGCCTCGTCCAAATCAGCGACGAAGGCCAATTGAAAGCGATCGTTGATGAAGTTGTGGCGGCCAACCCGCAATCGGTGGAAGATTACCGGAACGGCAAGGACCGGGCGATCGGCTTCCTCGTCGGTCAGGTGATGAAGGCCACCCGCGGCAAAGCCAACCCGCAGCTGGTCAACAAGCTGATTGTCGAAACCATCAAGCAGCAAGGCTGA
- a CDS encoding amino acid ABC transporter permease produces MDFSVLFNVAHLKTLGSGLLVTLQVAAGAIVLSFIFGIILGTLRYSRIPVISWLATLYIETIRNLPLLLIIFFGWFGLKELGFDMPATTSVIISMTVFTSALVAEIVRSGLNSVDKGLIEAARSQGFTWFQTMRHIIMPIALKRMIPPMVSQFVSLIKDTALATAINLAELTHEAQIIYNKYYNGTVPLLIAVALTYFVINYSLSLFSRRLEKKLAG; encoded by the coding sequence GTGGATTTTTCGGTATTGTTCAATGTGGCGCATTTGAAGACATTGGGTTCCGGGCTGCTCGTCACGCTGCAGGTGGCGGCCGGGGCCATCGTGCTCAGCTTCATTTTCGGGATCATCCTCGGCACGCTGAGGTACAGCCGCATCCCGGTCATCTCCTGGCTGGCGACGCTGTACATCGAGACCATCCGGAATCTTCCGCTGCTTCTGATCATTTTCTTCGGATGGTTCGGGCTGAAAGAGCTGGGCTTTGACATGCCCGCCACCACATCGGTCATCATCAGCATGACCGTGTTCACGTCGGCGCTGGTCGCGGAGATCGTGCGCAGCGGGCTCAACTCCGTGGACAAAGGGCTGATCGAAGCGGCCCGGTCGCAAGGGTTCACCTGGTTTCAAACCATGAGACACATCATCATGCCGATTGCCCTGAAACGGATGATTCCGCCGATGGTGAGCCAGTTTGTCTCCCTGATCAAGGACACGGCGCTGGCCACCGCCATCAACCTGGCGGAGCTCACCCACGAGGCGCAAATCATTTACAACAAATATTACAACGGAACCGTGCCGCTGTTGATCGCGGTGGCTCTCACGTATTTTGTCATCAACTACAGCCTGTCCCTGTTCAGCCGCCGGCTGGAGAAAAAGCTGGCCGGCTGA
- a CDS encoding DUF2512 family protein has product MRGLMLKLFTGPAVVVLADLLFRDVQYPMLYQALLTGWVLAVVGHLLEVAFLERGTLWMSNVLDFASTAVVVWLSGWLAAGARVTWVGAALTGLLAAFVEHFVHRWLLESDETTKGAA; this is encoded by the coding sequence ATGAGAGGACTCATGTTGAAACTGTTCACCGGTCCGGCGGTCGTGGTCCTGGCCGACTTGCTGTTCCGGGACGTGCAATATCCGATGCTGTATCAGGCGCTTCTCACCGGTTGGGTGCTCGCCGTGGTCGGCCACCTGTTGGAAGTGGCCTTTCTGGAACGCGGCACCCTCTGGATGTCCAATGTCCTTGATTTCGCTTCCACCGCCGTCGTTGTCTGGTTGAGCGGGTGGCTGGCCGCCGGTGCCCGGGTCACCTGGGTGGGAGCGGCTCTCACCGGTCTGTTGGCGGCGTTCGTGGAACATTTCGTGCACCGTTGGTTGCTGGAATCGGATGAAACCACCAAAGGAGCCGCCTGA
- a CDS encoding amino acid ABC transporter ATP-binding protein, with product MIQFINVNKAFGDFQVLKDINLKIEAGEKVVILGPSGSGKSTLLRCINRLETISSGEVIVDGVRVHDPKTDINKLRQEIGMVFQHFHLYPHKTVLENIMLAPVKVRNVKPEEARKTALKLLEKVGIAEKASAYPAQLSGGQQQRVAIARGLAMKPKIMLFDEPTSALDPEMIGEVLDVMRTLADEGMTMVVVTHEMGFAREVADRIIFMDEGRIIEQGTPKEFFENPKHERTRLFLSKILKH from the coding sequence ATCATACAATTCATCAATGTCAACAAAGCATTCGGAGATTTTCAGGTGCTCAAGGACATCAACCTGAAAATTGAAGCGGGCGAGAAAGTGGTCATTCTCGGTCCGAGCGGCTCCGGAAAGAGTACGCTCCTCCGATGCATCAACCGGTTGGAGACGATCTCGAGCGGAGAAGTGATCGTGGACGGAGTCAGGGTGCACGACCCGAAAACGGACATCAACAAACTGAGGCAGGAGATCGGCATGGTGTTCCAGCACTTCCACCTGTATCCGCACAAGACCGTGCTGGAAAACATCATGTTGGCACCGGTGAAAGTGCGCAACGTCAAACCGGAAGAAGCGAGAAAAACCGCACTCAAACTTTTGGAAAAAGTCGGAATCGCCGAAAAAGCAAGCGCTTACCCTGCCCAGCTTTCCGGCGGACAGCAACAAAGGGTGGCCATCGCCCGGGGGCTGGCGATGAAGCCGAAGATCATGTTGTTCGATGAACCGACGTCCGCACTGGATCCGGAGATGATCGGCGAGGTGCTGGATGTGATGCGCACGCTGGCCGACGAGGGCATGACCATGGTCGTGGTGACGCACGAGATGGGCTTTGCCCGCGAAGTGGCCGACCGGATCATCTTCATGGATGAAGGAAGAATCATCGAGCAGGGGACGCCGAAAGAATTCTTCGAAAATCCGAAGCACGAGCGGACCCGTCTGTTCCTCAGCAAGATCCTCAAACATTGA
- a CDS encoding amino acid ABC transporter permease: MLDLDFDFLEYSGDDFVDGFLTTFQVSVVALVLALALGTVIAVFRISGAKTLEAFGTAYVEFIRNTPLVIQIFFFYAGLPSLGINLPTFWVGSLGLAIYTSAFIAEVIRAGIQAVPKGQMEAARSSGLSYVQAMWYVILPQAFKLIIPPLGNQFINLVKNSSVLAIIAGGDIMYVGDVVGAEIDITPVYLFVALLYLAMTIPLSLLVNFLERRWARTGA, from the coding sequence GTGCTCGATTTGGATTTCGATTTTCTGGAATACTCCGGTGACGATTTCGTGGACGGTTTCCTCACCACGTTCCAGGTGAGTGTCGTCGCATTGGTGCTGGCATTGGCATTGGGCACGGTGATTGCGGTTTTCCGCATTTCCGGGGCGAAGACTCTGGAAGCGTTCGGAACCGCTTACGTGGAATTCATCCGAAACACTCCTTTGGTCATTCAGATCTTCTTCTTTTACGCCGGTCTCCCGTCCCTGGGGATCAATTTGCCCACGTTTTGGGTGGGATCGTTGGGATTGGCCATTTATACCAGCGCATTCATCGCCGAGGTGATCCGCGCGGGCATCCAGGCGGTGCCCAAAGGGCAGATGGAAGCGGCCCGTTCGTCGGGGCTCAGTTATGTGCAGGCCATGTGGTACGTGATTCTGCCTCAGGCATTCAAACTGATCATCCCGCCGCTCGGAAACCAGTTCATCAACCTGGTGAAAAACTCGTCCGTCCTGGCCATCATCGCGGGCGGCGACATCATGTACGTGGGTGACGTGGTCGGTGCGGAAATCGACATCACACCGGTCTATCTTTTCGTGGCACTCCTGTATCTGGCGATGACGATTCCCCTCAGCCTGCTCGTCAATTTCCTGGAACGGCGATGGGCCCGGACCGGGGCTTGA
- a CDS encoding transporter substrate-binding domain-containing protein produces MRLKKWFAAALALVTAFGLTACTGGDESTKEAASGSYVETIKQRGKLVAGVKYDTFLFGYKDPQDGQVKGFEIDLMKELAKRMLGDENKLELKEVNSKTRMKMLQGGDIDLICATMTITDQRKQEIDFSRVYFMAGQSLLVPVNSPIQSVKDTAGKKVATAKGATSGKNLEAVEPNAKIELFDNYADAFTALRAGRVDALTTDDSILMGMQQQDPNFKIVGGQFTQEPYGIGVDKRNKDLLEYVNKFLDEIMQDGTYDNLYKKWFKKDPPKDLPREAVQESPTTK; encoded by the coding sequence ATGCGCTTGAAAAAATGGTTCGCCGCGGCGCTGGCTCTGGTGACCGCGTTCGGACTGACCGCCTGCACCGGCGGCGATGAATCGACCAAGGAAGCGGCATCCGGCAGTTATGTGGAAACCATCAAGCAGCGCGGGAAACTGGTTGCAGGAGTGAAATATGACACGTTCCTGTTCGGTTACAAGGATCCGCAGGACGGCCAGGTGAAAGGATTCGAGATTGACCTGATGAAAGAACTGGCGAAGCGGATGCTGGGTGACGAGAACAAGCTGGAGCTGAAAGAGGTCAACTCCAAAACCCGCATGAAGATGCTTCAGGGCGGTGACATCGACCTCATCTGCGCCACCATGACCATCACCGACCAGCGCAAACAGGAGATCGACTTCTCCCGCGTCTATTTCATGGCCGGACAGTCCCTGCTGGTGCCGGTGAACAGCCCGATCCAGTCCGTGAAAGACACGGCCGGCAAGAAAGTGGCCACCGCCAAGGGAGCGACCAGCGGCAAGAACCTGGAAGCGGTTGAGCCCAACGCGAAAATTGAACTGTTCGACAACTATGCGGATGCCTTCACCGCGCTGCGTGCCGGACGCGTGGATGCACTCACGACCGACGACAGCATTCTGATGGGCATGCAGCAACAGGATCCCAACTTCAAGATCGTCGGCGGCCAGTTCACCCAAGAGCCGTACGGAATCGGCGTGGACAAGAGAAACAAGGACCTCCTGGAGTACGTGAACAAGTTCCTCGACGAGATCATGCAAGACGGCACTTATGACAATCTCTACAAAAAATGGTTCAAAAAAGATCCGCCGAAAGATCTGCCGCGAGAAGCCGTGCAGGAGTCTCCGACAACAAAATAA
- a CDS encoding twin-arginine translocase TatA/TatE family subunit, translating into MSISGFEWVLIFVVALLLFGPKKLPELGRAVGKSIREFKNATSGILSDDDDKKQENAKKPETKSTDQP; encoded by the coding sequence ATGAGCATCTCCGGTTTTGAATGGGTATTGATCTTCGTGGTGGCCCTGCTTCTGTTTGGCCCGAAAAAGCTGCCGGAACTGGGGCGGGCGGTCGGAAAATCGATCCGGGAATTCAAAAACGCCACCAGCGGCATTCTGAGCGATGATGACGACAAAAAACAGGAGAACGCGAAAAAACCGGAAACCAAATCGACGGATCAGCCCTGA
- a CDS encoding MFS transporter, with the protein MHVLRSNRPFLSIWMAQLLSRMGDGILSVTIIFLIGSASQDPWLVGMVLFAQWGPSVLFGLFAGAIADRVRKHRLMMVADAVRAVLVLVMLVMKDSAEWLILLIFLEGAVTAFYYPARLAYISEIVERERITEAMGIMQSTYYVTMLLGPAIGGLLIASHSVAQVFWIDAASYLGALFFTWLAGRMVPSRNPGRHEPLTAIFGDLSEGFRVFARTDVLRELMLIFCPFMLVAGLFNTNYNALLLQEFRLNGFEFGISEACLALGAVLGALSISRIPRQTPLGRQLMYLLSAFSMIMLLVLPLQLCNGTPFIVPAVCVWSLVCGCFSGLLNAWVMSQLLQLIPLSFRGRGVSLMQAVVNAGMIVGFLAGGWLAGTAGITRILVWTGGFSLLGSILFTRSDMYRKLNALCR; encoded by the coding sequence ATGCACGTGCTTCGCTCCAACCGTCCGTTTCTGTCGATCTGGATGGCACAACTGCTTTCGCGTATGGGTGACGGCATCCTGTCCGTCACGATCATTTTTTTGATCGGGTCCGCCAGCCAGGATCCATGGTTGGTCGGCATGGTCCTGTTCGCCCAGTGGGGCCCTTCCGTGTTGTTCGGTCTCTTCGCGGGTGCGATCGCGGACCGCGTCCGAAAGCACCGGCTGATGATGGTGGCGGATGCGGTTCGTGCCGTGCTCGTGCTCGTGATGTTGGTGATGAAGGATTCCGCGGAGTGGTTGATCCTGCTTATCTTTCTGGAAGGCGCGGTGACGGCATTTTATTATCCCGCGAGACTGGCCTACATTTCGGAGATCGTGGAGCGGGAACGCATCACGGAAGCGATGGGGATCATGCAAAGCACCTACTATGTCACCATGCTGCTCGGTCCGGCCATCGGAGGGCTTCTCATCGCGTCCCACTCCGTTGCCCAAGTGTTCTGGATCGACGCGGCAAGCTATCTGGGGGCCCTTTTCTTCACCTGGCTGGCCGGTCGCATGGTGCCTTCCCGCAATCCCGGCCGGCATGAACCGTTGACTGCGATTTTCGGCGATTTGTCCGAAGGATTTCGGGTATTCGCCCGCACGGATGTCCTGCGGGAACTGATGCTGATTTTTTGCCCGTTCATGCTGGTGGCCGGGCTTTTCAACACCAACTACAATGCTTTGCTGCTTCAGGAATTCCGCTTGAACGGATTTGAATTCGGCATTTCGGAAGCATGTCTGGCGCTGGGAGCCGTGCTCGGGGCTCTTTCCATTTCCCGCATCCCCCGGCAAACGCCTCTCGGACGACAACTGATGTACCTGTTGTCGGCATTCAGCATGATCATGTTGCTGGTGCTTCCGCTTCAGCTTTGCAACGGCACCCCGTTCATCGTTCCGGCCGTTTGCGTCTGGAGTCTGGTGTGCGGGTGCTTCAGCGGACTGCTGAACGCGTGGGTGATGAGCCAGCTGTTGCAGTTGATTCCCTTGTCGTTCCGGGGACGAGGTGTCTCTCTGATGCAGGCGGTCGTCAATGCGGGGATGATTGTGGGGTTTTTGGCGGGAGGTTGGTTGGCGGGAACCGCCGGGATCACCCGGATTTTGGTGTGGACGGGGGGATTCAGCCTCCTCGGCTCCATCCTGTTCACAAGATCCGACATGTACCGGAAGCTGAATGCCTTATGCAGGTAG
- a CDS encoding carbon starvation CstA family protein, producing MKNRLLSWLIWAAVSALGAAGFAVLALSRGEQVNSVWLLTAAVCTYAVGYRFYSRYMARKVFELDDNRKTPAEVNDDGKDFVPTNKWVLFGHHFAAIAGAGPLVGPILAAQMGYLPGTIWIIVGVVLGGAVQDFIILFGSMRRNGKSLGDMAREEIGPVGGFISMFAILGIMIILIAVLGLVVVKALAHSPWGMFTIIMTIPIALLMGVYMRFIRPGRVLETSLIGFVLLLLSLWGGQVVAEHPYWSQVFTWEGTEIAWAMIIYGFVASVLPVWLLLAPRDYLSTFLKIGVIFALAAGILIVMPNLQMPNVTKFIDGTGPVFAGDLFPFVFITIACGAISGFHALVSSGTTPKMIARESHARMIGYGGMITESFVAIMAMIAACVLTPGVYFAMNSPAAVIGTDVATAAQKISEMGFVIKPEDLSNLAKQIGESTILSRTGGAPTLAVGMAYIFSEVIGGETLMAFWYHFAILFEAVFILTTIDAGTRVGRFIVQDLLGRFIPKLGDTEWYPANLLASALITAGWGYFLYQGVVDPLGGINTLWPLFGIANQMLAVVALVVGTTILIKMGKAVHSWITLVPLAWLTTVTMTASWQKLFHQEPAIGFLANAGKYQAGIDKGELIAPAQSMAEMKQIVLNNQIDAVLTALFMIFVALIIIDAMRVWYKVVIKHEKLPLKESPYVARDASAVGG from the coding sequence ATCAAGAACCGTTTGCTGTCCTGGCTGATTTGGGCAGCCGTCTCCGCACTCGGCGCGGCCGGATTCGCCGTGTTGGCCCTGAGCCGCGGAGAACAGGTGAATTCCGTGTGGCTCTTGACCGCCGCCGTGTGCACCTATGCCGTCGGCTACCGTTTCTACAGCAGGTACATGGCCAGAAAAGTGTTCGAATTGGATGACAATCGGAAAACTCCCGCAGAAGTCAACGACGACGGAAAAGATTTCGTTCCCACCAACAAATGGGTACTGTTCGGCCATCATTTCGCGGCCATCGCCGGAGCGGGTCCCCTGGTCGGTCCGATCCTTGCCGCACAGATGGGATATTTGCCGGGCACCATCTGGATCATCGTGGGTGTCGTTCTGGGCGGTGCGGTTCAGGACTTCATCATTCTTTTTGGTTCCATGCGCCGCAACGGAAAATCCCTGGGAGACATGGCCCGTGAAGAAATCGGTCCCGTCGGCGGATTCATTTCCATGTTTGCCATTTTGGGCATCATGATCATTTTGATCGCCGTCCTCGGACTCGTGGTGGTGAAAGCGCTTGCTCACAGCCCGTGGGGCATGTTCACCATCATCATGACGATCCCGATCGCCCTGCTCATGGGGGTTTACATGCGCTTCATCCGGCCCGGACGGGTGCTTGAAACGTCTCTCATCGGGTTCGTGCTCCTCTTGCTTTCGCTGTGGGGCGGCCAAGTCGTGGCCGAGCATCCGTACTGGTCCCAGGTGTTCACCTGGGAAGGAACCGAAATCGCCTGGGCCATGATCATCTACGGTTTCGTGGCTTCGGTTTTGCCGGTCTGGCTGTTGCTGGCTCCGCGCGACTATCTGAGCACGTTCCTCAAAATCGGCGTGATCTTCGCGCTGGCCGCGGGAATCCTGATCGTCATGCCGAACCTGCAAATGCCGAACGTCACCAAATTCATCGACGGCACCGGTCCGGTCTTCGCCGGTGACCTGTTCCCGTTTGTGTTCATCACCATTGCTTGCGGAGCCATTTCCGGATTCCACGCGCTGGTTTCTTCCGGAACCACGCCGAAAATGATCGCCCGCGAATCCCACGCCCGCATGATCGGATACGGCGGCATGATCACCGAATCGTTCGTGGCAATCATGGCCATGATTGCCGCCTGCGTGCTGACCCCGGGCGTCTATTTCGCCATGAACAGCCCGGCGGCCGTGATCGGAACCGACGTGGCGACCGCCGCGCAGAAAATCAGCGAAATGGGCTTTGTGATCAAGCCGGAAGACTTGAGCAACCTGGCCAAGCAGATCGGAGAATCCACCATTCTGTCGCGGACCGGCGGTGCGCCCACCCTGGCCGTGGGCATGGCCTACATCTTCTCCGAAGTGATCGGCGGCGAAACACTGATGGCTTTCTGGTACCACTTCGCCATCCTGTTTGAAGCCGTGTTCATCCTGACCACCATCGATGCCGGAACCCGGGTGGGGCGCTTCATCGTGCAGGATTTGCTCGGCCGCTTCATCCCGAAGCTGGGTGACACCGAATGGTATCCGGCCAACTTGCTGGCCAGTGCCCTGATCACCGCCGGCTGGGGATACTTCCTCTATCAGGGCGTGGTGGATCCGCTCGGCGGCATCAACACCCTCTGGCCGCTGTTCGGCATCGCCAACCAGATGCTGGCCGTGGTCGCGCTGGTCGTCGGAACCACCATCCTGATCAAGATGGGCAAAGCCGTCCACTCCTGGATCACCTTGGTTCCGCTGGCCTGGTTGACCACCGTCACCATGACCGCAAGCTGGCAGAAGCTCTTCCATCAGGAGCCGGCGATCGGATTCCTCGCCAACGCCGGGAAATATCAGGCCGGCATCGACAAAGGCGAACTGATCGCTCCGGCCCAATCCATGGCGGAAATGAAACAGATCGTGCTCAACAACCAGATCGATGCCGTGCTGACCGCGCTTTTCATGATCTTTGTTGCCTTGATCATCATCGACGCCATGCGTGTCTGGTACAAAGTGGTGATCAAACACGAGAAGCTTCCGCTCAAAGAGTCGCCGTACGTCGCACGCGACGCGTCCGCTGTCGGAGGTTGA
- the gatC gene encoding Asp-tRNA(Asn)/Glu-tRNA(Gln) amidotransferase subunit GatC — protein MTISKDEVQKVAFLARLKLSERETERFTGQLNDILRFAEKLNELDTEHVEPTSHVLPMFNKLREDEVKPSIPREKALLNAPGQKDGMFRVPAVFEE, from the coding sequence ATGACCATCTCCAAGGATGAAGTGCAAAAAGTGGCGTTTCTGGCCCGGCTGAAACTGAGTGAACGGGAAACGGAGAGGTTCACCGGTCAGCTGAACGATATTCTCCGGTTCGCGGAAAAACTGAACGAACTGGACACGGAGCATGTGGAACCGACCAGTCATGTGCTTCCCATGTTCAACAAACTTCGCGAAGACGAAGTGAAGCCGTCGATTCCGCGCGAGAAAGCACTCCTGAACGCACCCGGGCAAAAAGACGGCATGTTCCGGGTGCCGGCAGTTTTTGAAGAGTGA
- a CDS encoding YbdD/YjiX family protein — protein MNNDWKHCPLWLRPFKAVAWYLNEIAGVPNYQRYLEHFRKHHPGEEPMSEAEFHRRMTDEKYGGGSIRRCC, from the coding sequence TTGAACAACGATTGGAAACATTGTCCGCTCTGGCTGCGGCCGTTCAAGGCCGTGGCCTGGTACCTGAACGAAATCGCCGGAGTGCCCAACTATCAGCGGTACCTGGAGCATTTCCGCAAACACCATCCCGGTGAAGAACCGATGTCCGAAGCGGAATTCCACCGGCGCATGACCGATGAAAAATACGGAGGCGGCTCCATCCGCCGCTGCTGCTGA
- the gatA gene encoding Asp-tRNA(Asn)/Glu-tRNA(Gln) amidotransferase subunit GatA has product MSLLRESLRELHKRLAAGELSARDLVEASLNRIREVDGQVRAFLKVDEEGALRNAEELDKHLAADSTRGLLSALPVGMKDNICTEGLVTTCASRLLENHVPVYDATVTRKLRDAQAIIVGKTNMDEFAMGSSTENSGFFPTANPWDPTRVPGGSSGGSAAAVAAGEVYFSLGSDTGGSIRQPAAFCGVVGLKPTYGRVSRFGLVAFASSLDQIGPLTKNVEDAAWVMQVISGHDPMDSTSADVETPDFLSALTGDIKGLRVAVPREMMGEGVEPGVRAKVEEAIRTLEKLGAVVDEVSLPHSEYAVATYYLLAPAEASSNLARYDGVRYGVRKEGKNLIDMFLETRSQGFGDEVKRRIMLGTYALSSGYYDAYYLKAQKVRTLIKQDFDRVFERFDVIVGPTTPTTAFKLGEKKEDPLTMYMNDILTIPVNLAGLPAISVPCGLSDGLPTGLQIIGKPFDEATVLRAAHAFEQATERLPEAPLGGAEA; this is encoded by the coding sequence ATGTCACTCCTGAGAGAATCCCTGAGAGAATTACATAAACGTCTTGCGGCCGGTGAATTGTCCGCCCGCGATTTGGTGGAAGCATCCCTGAACCGCATCCGGGAAGTGGACGGTCAGGTGCGTGCGTTCCTGAAAGTGGACGAAGAAGGCGCCCTCCGGAATGCGGAAGAGCTGGACAAGCACCTTGCGGCCGATTCCACCCGGGGACTTCTGTCGGCTCTTCCCGTCGGCATGAAGGACAACATTTGCACGGAAGGGCTCGTCACCACTTGTGCCAGCCGTTTGCTGGAAAACCACGTGCCGGTGTATGACGCGACGGTGACCCGCAAACTGCGCGACGCTCAAGCGATCATTGTCGGCAAGACCAACATGGATGAATTTGCCATGGGTTCCTCCACCGAAAACTCCGGCTTTTTCCCGACGGCCAATCCCTGGGACCCGACCCGGGTGCCGGGCGGCTCCAGCGGCGGTTCCGCGGCGGCGGTGGCAGCGGGTGAGGTGTATTTTTCGCTGGGATCCGACACCGGCGGTTCCATCCGTCAACCGGCCGCTTTTTGCGGCGTGGTGGGGCTGAAACCGACGTACGGACGCGTGTCACGCTTCGGACTGGTGGCGTTTGCCTCCTCGCTCGACCAGATCGGCCCGCTCACCAAAAACGTGGAAGACGCGGCGTGGGTGATGCAGGTCATCTCCGGTCACGATCCGATGGATTCCACGTCCGCCGACGTGGAGACGCCCGATTTCCTGTCCGCCCTGACCGGAGACATCAAGGGGCTGCGTGTCGCCGTGCCCCGCGAAATGATGGGCGAGGGCGTCGAACCCGGAGTGCGGGCGAAAGTGGAAGAAGCCATCCGCACGCTGGAAAAACTGGGGGCCGTCGTGGATGAAGTCTCCCTGCCGCACAGCGAGTACGCCGTTGCCACATACTATCTGCTCGCTCCGGCCGAGGCATCTTCCAACCTCGCCCGCTATGACGGAGTGCGGTACGGTGTTCGCAAGGAGGGCAAAAACCTCATCGACATGTTTTTGGAGACCCGAAGCCAAGGTTTCGGCGATGAGGTGAAACGGCGCATCATGCTGGGCACGTACGCACTCAGCTCGGGGTATTACGACGCCTATTACCTGAAAGCGCAAAAAGTGCGCACGCTGATCAAGCAGGATTTTGACCGCGTGTTTGAACGGTTTGACGTGATCGTCGGCCCGACGACCCCGACCACCGCATTCAAACTGGGCGAGAAGAAGGAAGATCCGCTCACCATGTACATGAACGACATCCTGACCATTCCGGTCAACCTGGCCGGTTTGCCGGCGATCAGCGTGCCGTGCGGTCTTTCGGACGGTCTGCCGACGGGGCTGCAGATCATCGGCAAACCGTTTGACGAAGCGACCGTTTTGCGGGCCGCCCATGCCTTCGAACAGGCCACGGAGCGTTTGCCCGAGGCGCCGCTGGGAGGTGCTGAAGCATGA